A window of Costertonia aggregata contains these coding sequences:
- a CDS encoding TonB-dependent receptor produces the protein MKITNTVYLLLLFGFMGSVNAQVAVSGSVVDEQNKPIFGATVALTNSENTFGVLTDGDGAFELNVPQGAYQFEVRYLGYVSQQRSIDIGSSNAFVLDTIVLIESIEKLQSVEVVGRARTDYNSDYSFSATKVAIKNKELPQAITSVTKELIADRLAFQLPDAVKTVSNVTVTGLYNHYNIRGITQGDDGQVLNGMRTRQYYFLQPITAHLERVEVIKGPSSVTFSSADPGGTVNIVTKKPLREKRSEVSATTGSFGTLRATADFTGPLNESKTLLYRFNAAIQEADSFRDVVNNNAILFSPSLSYIPNENTSLNVEMIYNDAEGNLDRGQPIFGAINGEFDLNSTPITRNVGASSDHYKNKEFIFMANFSKKLTDNLGFNAQFMKQTWDEDLAEHRVGGTVVDIEGNVIPTLARLRYDERQQFWETDNFSTYFTYDLKKGKVTNKILVGFDGTRWERKIGAGFLRARRYLTVDGGQSNFDPENPDNFQQIVVDGVTIPKPAATFFNLEDPFNGARDVSDYNLSELTIPANLASSNGIYLQNQFKLGRFSALVNLRYEWFTDIFDYEGDEEEFKTNAFVPRLGLTYEVTNSISAYATYLEGFQPHTNTVSLSPTAEGFFWAASPGRFDPLESSLLEAGAKGEFLNGRIFANLAIFNITQKNILLGDTFDLDNLTTRGEQRSTGFEMDISGYVSPNFQLVASYGFADAEIVEDAIEEFIGEPIGGAPRHTANFWGRYDFMNKTLRGVGLGFGAQYVDERFTWYNPAYDTGRVLLPSYTIFDAAVYYRPNNTGIQLTLKLNNLFDETYWLGGLNPSRLGPGAPRNVLLNATYKF, from the coding sequence ATGAAAATTACGAATACAGTATATTTATTACTCCTTTTTGGTTTTATGGGCAGCGTCAACGCCCAAGTAGCCGTATCAGGTTCGGTTGTGGATGAACAGAACAAACCGATATTCGGGGCAACGGTAGCACTGACCAATTCGGAGAATACATTTGGAGTCCTTACGGATGGTGACGGTGCCTTTGAGTTGAACGTGCCCCAAGGTGCCTACCAGTTCGAGGTACGTTATCTGGGGTATGTTTCCCAGCAGCGGTCTATTGACATTGGTTCCTCAAACGCATTTGTTTTGGATACGATCGTATTGATAGAATCCATCGAAAAATTACAAAGTGTTGAAGTCGTTGGGCGGGCCAGAACCGATTACAACAGTGATTACTCCTTCTCGGCAACGAAAGTGGCTATCAAAAATAAAGAACTTCCGCAGGCCATCACCTCGGTAACCAAGGAATTAATAGCGGACCGATTGGCCTTTCAATTACCTGATGCGGTGAAAACGGTAAGCAACGTTACGGTAACCGGTCTGTACAACCACTATAATATAAGAGGTATTACCCAAGGGGACGACGGTCAAGTACTCAACGGAATGCGAACTCGCCAATATTATTTTTTACAGCCCATTACGGCACATTTAGAACGGGTCGAGGTTATAAAAGGGCCATCATCGGTAACTTTTTCCAGTGCGGATCCCGGAGGTACCGTTAATATAGTAACGAAAAAACCCTTACGAGAAAAACGAAGTGAAGTCTCGGCTACAACAGGTAGTTTTGGCACCTTACGGGCAACGGCCGATTTTACCGGACCCCTAAACGAATCAAAGACCTTGTTATATCGTTTTAATGCCGCAATTCAAGAGGCCGATTCGTTTAGAGATGTCGTGAATAACAATGCAATTCTGTTTTCTCCATCCTTAAGTTATATTCCAAATGAGAATACATCGTTGAACGTAGAAATGATTTATAACGATGCAGAAGGTAATTTGGATAGAGGTCAGCCTATCTTCGGTGCCATTAACGGGGAATTTGATTTGAACAGTACCCCGATTACAAGAAATGTCGGGGCATCGAGCGATCATTATAAAAACAAAGAGTTCATTTTTATGGCCAACTTCAGCAAAAAGTTGACCGATAACCTTGGTTTCAACGCGCAGTTCATGAAGCAAACTTGGGATGAAGATTTGGCTGAGCATAGAGTTGGTGGTACTGTGGTCGATATTGAAGGTAACGTGATTCCTACATTGGCAAGGCTTCGTTATGATGAAAGACAGCAGTTTTGGGAAACGGATAATTTTAGCACCTATTTTACCTACGACCTCAAAAAAGGTAAGGTTACCAATAAAATATTGGTCGGCTTTGACGGTACCCGTTGGGAACGAAAAATCGGAGCAGGGTTCCTAAGGGCTAGAAGATATCTGACCGTTGATGGGGGGCAGTCTAATTTTGACCCGGAAAATCCGGATAATTTTCAACAAATCGTTGTCGATGGTGTTACGATACCAAAACCTGCTGCGACTTTTTTCAATTTGGAAGATCCTTTTAATGGCGCCAGGGATGTCAGTGATTACAATCTTTCTGAACTAACGATTCCTGCAAATTTGGCATCTTCGAACGGTATTTACCTTCAAAACCAGTTTAAGCTCGGAAGATTCTCTGCCTTGGTGAATTTACGATATGAATGGTTTACTGACATTTTTGATTACGAGGGGGATGAAGAAGAATTTAAGACCAACGCCTTTGTGCCTCGACTTGGCCTTACCTATGAAGTAACCAATAGCATTAGTGCATATGCCACCTATTTAGAGGGATTTCAACCCCATACCAATACGGTTTCGTTATCACCGACCGCCGAAGGTTTCTTTTGGGCGGCCTCGCCGGGTAGGTTTGACCCCTTGGAAAGCAGCTTGTTAGAAGCAGGTGCCAAAGGGGAGTTCTTGAACGGAAGAATATTTGCCAACCTGGCCATTTTCAATATTACCCAAAAAAATATCTTGCTAGGGGACACCTTTGATTTGGATAACCTTACAACACGTGGAGAACAAAGAAGTACAGGTTTTGAAATGGATATTTCCGGTTACGTATCACCAAACTTTCAACTCGTAGCGTCATATGGTTTCGCAGATGCTGAAATCGTAGAGGACGCCATCGAAGAATTTATTGGAGAACCTATTGGAGGTGCTCCTAGACATACCGCTAATTTCTGGGGACGCTATGATTTTATGAACAAAACCTTAAGAGGAGTTGGACTTGGTTTTGGTGCGCAGTATGTAGATGAAAGATTTACCTGGTACAATCCTGCGTACGATACCGGTAGAGTACTATTGCCGAGCTATACCATATTTGATGCCGCTGTGTATTACAGGCCTAACAATACAGGCATTCAGCTAACACTTAAGTTGAACAATTTATTTGATGAAACGTATTGGTTGGGTGGTCTTAACCCTTCAAGATTGGGCCCTGGAGCACCCAGGAATGTGCTGTTGAATGCGACTTATAAATTCTAA
- a CDS encoding ABC transporter ATP-binding protein has protein sequence MLEAINLTKRYGGHEALSNLNLSVAQGEIFCLLGQNGAGKTTTINLFLGLLPATSGKALINGVEVKPNSNATSKMIAYIPEVVQLYGNLSGLENLDFFSRIAGFRYTKDELAAYLLKAGLQEAAHTKKLDSYSKGMRQKVGIAIALSKNADFIFMDEPISGLDPKATVEFTAICKELSQMGKSIFMATHDLFNAVNVGTTIGIMKEGSLVYSEDTKAINANELQELYLKTI, from the coding sequence ATGTTAGAAGCAATCAATCTTACAAAAAGATATGGTGGGCACGAAGCATTGAGCAATTTAAACCTTTCCGTTGCTCAAGGTGAGATTTTCTGTTTGCTGGGCCAAAACGGAGCTGGTAAGACCACCACTATAAATTTATTTCTTGGCCTGTTACCTGCAACGAGCGGCAAGGCTTTGATAAATGGTGTTGAGGTAAAACCAAATAGTAACGCCACCTCAAAAATGATTGCCTATATACCCGAAGTGGTGCAATTGTACGGCAATCTTTCCGGATTGGAAAACCTTGATTTTTTTAGCCGTATCGCAGGGTTTCGGTATACAAAGGATGAGTTGGCCGCCTACTTGTTAAAAGCAGGATTGCAAGAAGCGGCACATACCAAAAAACTGGATTCCTACTCCAAGGGAATGCGCCAAAAGGTCGGTATTGCCATTGCCCTATCAAAAAATGCTGACTTTATATTCATGGATGAACCCATATCCGGTCTTGACCCAAAGGCGACGGTAGAATTTACCGCTATCTGTAAAGAATTGAGCCAAATGGGGAAGTCCATTTTCATGGCGACCCATGACCTTTTTAATGCGGTAAATGTCGGCACTACAATAGGCATTATGAAAGAGGGCTCTTTGGTGTATTCGGAAGATACCAAAGCTATCAATGCCAATGAATTACAGGAACTCTATTTAAAAACAATCTAA
- a CDS encoding ATP-binding protein: MRKSIPFLLLLFIQIFMAYGQNGDKAMPKNKWFFASDTIKIFEDFTRELTFEDIREKKFTSIEKVSPNVQSRYWYKFFIIDKLETDTILLRFINHDKSEVFIPTKNGYQKYKVGIISKTNFKVRDKAEKFVLKVPTKILDKSKPVYCSRVMITTWGRINKLGKPDIMHLENKDSYYQWLEGFTNEKNDYIFYLGVTAMSFLLFFVGFIVNKSRPFLLYSLYLLTLVIYYANRLPFTVNLWNQIDPDIYYYINQAMRLATTISYYIFIYYFLDVPNRFKTLYKFFKGVVYTMIIYSVFYLIIIIFFPLFVFRYEMIDYFFLLSTLTSITLFILMLTKKPDMVAIITLTGSLLITLGGIVAIYTVDALFLLKAVLVETVIFFGVISYQNRIKESKALKSLVQLNQEKQEKQSLKQLDELKSRFFENISHEFRTPLTLIKAPIDHALQNDAPLMEKDIRMIENNTYRLTTLINDMLSLSKLESRTMSLKLEHRNIRRHLQRIVSQYFSYAKSENISFKTQLISDNIIAEYDAEILERVLGNLISNAFKFTNNNGQVTVRTTIDGSDLKLEVKDNGIGISPDEQEKVFDRFYQINGKDENRPGSGIGLAMVKELVTLHGGTIQLKSAVQEGSLFSVTIPLRSITVDTEENEEMLTQSFRKKEKDVAVNHISNTSNGKRPLVLIAEDNKELREFLREKLSGIYRTKTAENGEAGITLALSKIPDIIISDVMMPKVNGIELCRTLKNNKKTAHIPIILLTAKAAEKDELIGLGTGADDYITKPFNLKKLMLVMDQRLKLRRILIDKYQKETLFQVNPDKLLTVEQEFLSKMRSILEVKLTDSNFKVQQLCDEMGMSRMQLNRKMKEILQDTPSNFLRNERLTLSILLLKDDKLSISEIAYSSGFSSPSHFIKCFKEKYKKTPLEYLQNIDNQ; the protein is encoded by the coding sequence ATGAGAAAATCCATACCCTTTCTCCTTTTGTTATTTATTCAAATTTTCATGGCCTATGGTCAAAATGGAGATAAAGCTATGCCGAAGAACAAATGGTTTTTTGCAAGCGATACCATCAAGATTTTCGAAGATTTCACCAGGGAACTGACATTTGAAGATATACGAGAGAAAAAATTTACTTCAATTGAGAAGGTTTCTCCAAACGTACAGTCTAGGTATTGGTACAAATTCTTTATAATCGATAAACTAGAGACGGATACCATACTATTACGTTTTATAAATCATGATAAATCCGAGGTTTTCATTCCCACAAAGAATGGATATCAAAAATATAAAGTCGGGATTATATCCAAGACCAATTTTAAAGTAAGGGACAAGGCGGAAAAATTCGTCTTGAAGGTACCGACAAAGATCCTGGACAAATCAAAGCCTGTATACTGCTCTAGGGTCATGATAACTACATGGGGCAGAATAAACAAGCTTGGAAAGCCCGATATCATGCATCTCGAAAATAAGGATTCCTATTACCAATGGCTTGAAGGTTTTACCAATGAAAAAAATGATTACATATTTTATCTAGGCGTTACCGCTATGTCGTTTCTGCTCTTTTTCGTTGGTTTTATCGTCAATAAAAGTAGACCTTTCCTCTTATACAGTTTATATCTTTTAACGCTTGTGATATATTATGCCAACAGACTGCCTTTTACGGTAAATCTTTGGAACCAAATAGATCCAGATATCTATTATTATATAAACCAAGCCATGCGCTTGGCCACGACAATATCGTATTACATTTTCATTTATTATTTTCTTGATGTTCCGAACAGGTTCAAGACCCTGTACAAATTTTTCAAGGGTGTTGTGTATACCATGATCATATATAGCGTTTTTTACCTTATCATAATTATATTCTTTCCGCTATTTGTTTTCAGATATGAAATGATCGACTATTTTTTCTTATTGTCCACGTTAACGTCCATAACCCTTTTTATCTTGATGTTGACAAAAAAACCGGATATGGTCGCCATAATTACTTTAACAGGAAGCCTGTTGATAACACTGGGTGGCATCGTAGCCATTTATACTGTGGATGCCTTGTTCCTATTAAAGGCGGTACTTGTTGAAACCGTTATTTTCTTTGGTGTCATAAGTTACCAAAATCGCATTAAGGAATCAAAGGCGTTAAAAAGTCTTGTTCAGCTCAATCAAGAAAAACAGGAGAAGCAATCGCTCAAACAACTGGACGAGCTCAAATCGCGATTCTTCGAAAATATCTCCCATGAGTTCAGGACCCCGTTAACGTTAATAAAAGCGCCCATTGACCATGCTTTGCAAAATGACGCCCCGTTAATGGAAAAAGACATTAGAATGATTGAAAATAATACATACAGGCTCACTACCCTGATCAATGACATGCTTTCCCTTTCAAAGCTTGAATCGAGAACAATGTCCCTAAAACTTGAACACAGAAATATACGAAGACATTTGCAGCGTATTGTAAGTCAGTATTTCTCTTATGCCAAAAGTGAAAATATAAGTTTCAAAACGCAACTCATTAGTGATAATATTATTGCTGAGTACGATGCCGAGATATTGGAAAGGGTATTGGGCAACCTTATTTCCAACGCATTCAAGTTTACGAATAATAATGGGCAAGTAACCGTTCGCACAACTATTGATGGTTCAGATTTAAAGTTAGAAGTAAAGGACAACGGAATTGGTATTTCCCCAGATGAACAAGAGAAAGTATTTGATCGTTTTTATCAAATCAACGGTAAGGATGAAAATCGCCCGGGGAGCGGTATTGGTCTCGCCATGGTAAAAGAATTGGTTACATTGCACGGCGGCACTATACAACTAAAAAGTGCGGTACAAGAAGGAAGTCTTTTTTCGGTAACCATACCCTTACGTAGTATTACGGTCGATACAGAAGAAAACGAAGAGATGCTTACGCAAAGCTTTCGTAAAAAAGAAAAAGACGTTGCGGTCAATCATATTTCCAATACATCAAACGGTAAAAGACCTTTAGTTTTAATCGCCGAGGACAATAAAGAACTGCGCGAGTTTCTGAGAGAAAAATTATCCGGAATATATAGGACTAAAACAGCAGAAAATGGAGAAGCAGGAATTACCTTGGCCTTATCCAAAATTCCTGACATCATCATATCTGATGTCATGATGCCAAAGGTAAATGGTATTGAATTGTGTAGAACATTAAAAAATAACAAAAAAACAGCTCATATACCCATAATCCTACTAACCGCAAAAGCTGCGGAAAAGGATGAGTTGATCGGATTGGGAACAGGCGCAGACGACTACATTACCAAACCGTTCAATCTAAAAAAGCTAATGCTGGTTATGGATCAGCGTCTAAAATTAAGACGCATATTAATAGACAAATATCAAAAAGAGACCCTTTTTCAAGTAAATCCTGATAAATTACTTACGGTAGAACAAGAGTTTTTATCCAAAATGCGGAGCATTTTAGAAGTGAAATTAACGGACTCAAATTTCAAAGTACAACAATTATGCGATGAAATGGGCATGAGCCGCATGCAACTCAACAGAAAAATGAAGGAAATACTTCAGGACACCCCTTCGAATTTTTTGAGGAACGAGCGCCTTACGTTATCTATCCTTCTATTAAAGGACGATAAACTATCCATTAGCGAAATAGCGTATAGCTCAGGATTCAGTTCTCCCTCCCATTTTATCAAATGTTTCAAGGAAAAATACAAAAAAACTCCTTTAGAATATTTACAAAATATTGATAATCAGTAG